One Archocentrus centrarchus isolate MPI-CPG fArcCen1 chromosome 14, fArcCen1, whole genome shotgun sequence DNA window includes the following coding sequences:
- the ttc3 gene encoding E3 ubiquitin-protein ligase TTC3 isoform X2 — protein sequence MSDSDSDIDCGGGWDKSQSKMYDPVIAFRPLEEIFNRWCDIPADIKREAAQRMKICSFWLPILLDPEESITVCWAIEIGLISASGSEDLSLKHLRRIEIVEVIFRALEKGFLKRNESKHIMLLSNGLNLRTAEALDDAFHWLVREGEPDIQKRVLDLGAGHTCFIALHHIFTEYARLIQEMGSNTERRMKELMARPSDSHVEKSEEMKKKGNEHFEKQQYEEAVKYYSKAIKHYPDNHKLYGNRALSYIRCKEYLKAAGDGKRATLIKPLWIKGHYRYCEALFSLGQHKMAIKANQLAQLLCKDDHEGVKELETQLYKFTVPQPVPQRGPPRGYVSAGPLKQGQSFRIGVVASQPPHSKPVSKTHPAASAAPKVSVKMDKQAGKNEKTAQKNSSTKEPKASKSEPPSKSEPSATAKKKSKIKNGHPEKEVVVDSKISTSKELRSIVEDAHTALTDLRSRNAEQAFSKALALLEAVTPRELGLSTTDELLLLFGRALALTEIGQPEELTEAEKLLQKIKSYEERTFQCLVYYAIGKLYLRENRFAVALEQFSDSLQMFKNQITPGKLTWPLTKEIVKETQPDYLKGILEDAIELCKFPPTPDAICRLDKCLCPVKAEIYFTDPDFKGFIRLCCCQHCTVEYHITCWKSLKTSAFAEKNEKDLLQEACLTPNCVGQICSIKIFGPTGLVKCKFEAAIPKLQTVKKPKVNQKCTSVKKLKSKEEQKLKRKQHKQSFQDKEDKENLQRQEDSAAQSQQKVWLVYRDRVLLQISQNVELLREEKGLHISVVFGSLKPWLELDSARGNQIAGRMLNWQQEQLETLGQVVELLLERKNRVWARVLIQELSSCVAINPKLSNWACRLNDGGLNAAQSFIERYAGRLEQLDLSLLLKFGPLQDMIIEKLGTSPELFSSIGLTVTEYLKQAPPHDMRLFIWTLEEHRDEYVSCHTILDEYFDMLDGHCSVLKKSDDSKNNSPIKAKSRGRKKKQREPKGVIVLSGMRAVTPRDEWDQEFFEEDSLSFLDALDPFSVPSHLREQVAEFEEQYDNTRHRTHYKKILDNNPDSTKESLYDYFAQILEEHGPLAAEDPLLVGELENFPPEAKLKIGEAGGFEPFLLDSLRFIKIGRCIGLAKHAVSLQQAENGSSLDDLDVIADPDISGVETGFTSYLNDFSSAHTEIYPMLPNPYVFGYQQVFLPRINPYFVGINGVDQEPVAQFLPNDYEDLYLDPSETDAGVWETTSEALLKIHAAVQTSQEAMRSVAVNTELHEGFEKCQGDINKQEKSNETLKRKIEKMKSNKINFSERENVVLLQEDIQRITANIQVTNKELTLFQQKLEEEVKKDQKEKKANQEALKSLKQEIEELMEQQGSLAQSIQEKKTSFEAKLNDFLELSNQSAAEKMSLEDEIKRCKALITSATRRSHTALLSLLESSHDQSLHDLYKELADSKALLTKLDEALHRFPNQDLEATRNGCRDNIKEVEKKISAAKRLYQEQMDEARNGRRVAESHPVSSHPEPAQNLSAAAKEFTPQSSAQASRGTPSPVHQSTPPAAEALAPPAQHRPPTRTVESPQHNTVFSKAMETLSSMFPDCTRSELMRFVQELRSYSGGSFSSMTMQDVVGGVTQLILDHQERLNSARSNIMGRGSPARPASPILVNPASVWQPVGQQRVRSSNALNVEDPCIICHEDMSPDETCVLECRHSFHNECIRSWLKEQSTCPTCRNHALLPEDFPMLTGRRRPAP from the exons ATGTCAGATTCTGACTCGGATATTGACTGTGGTGGTGGCTGGGACAAATCCCAGTCG AAAATGTACGATCCAGTCATCGCCTTTCGTCCGTTAG aggaGATTTTTAACCGGTGGTGTGATATTCCCGCTGACATAAAAAGAGAAGCAGCGCAGAGGATGAAAATTTGTTCCTTCTGGCTTCCCATTCTGCTGGATCCTGAAGAGTCCATTACTGTTTGCTGGGCTATTGAGATAGGTCTAATCAGTGCAAG TGGCAGTGAAGATCTAAGTCTCAAGCACCTGCGAAGAATAGAAATAGTAGAAGTGATCTTCAGGGCCTTGGAGAAAGGATTT TTAAAAAGGAACGAATCAAAACATATTATGCTACTTAGCAATGGCCTTAACTTG CGCACTGCCGAGGCGTTGGACGATGCGTTTCACTGGTTGGTGCGAGAAGGAGAACCTGATATACAGAAGCGAGTGCTCGACCTTGGTGCTGGACACACCTGCTTCATAGCCCTCCATCATATCTTCACAGAGT ATGCCAGGCTTATTCAGGAAATGGGTAGCAACacagagaggaggatgaaggagcTGATGGCTCGGCCGTCGGACAGTCATGTCGAG aaaagtgaagaaatgaagaagaaaggaaatGAGCATTTTGAGAAGCAGCAATATGAAGAAGCTGTGAAGTATTATTCTAAAGCCATCAAACATTA CCCTGACAATCACAAACTTTATGGAAACCGGGCTCTGAGCTATATCAGGTGTAAGGAGTATCT aaaagcagctggtgatgGAAAACGTGCCACTCTGATTAAACCTCTGTGGATAAAG GGTCACTATCGCTACTGCGAGGCCTTGTTCTCCTTGGGACAGCACAAAATGGCTATCAAAGCAAACCAGTTAGCCCAGTTGCTCTGTAAAGATGACCACGAGGGAGTCAAAGAGCTGGAAACACAGTTATACAAATTCACAGTTCCACAACCAGTACCACAACGTGGTCCGCCTCGAGGATACGTGTCAG CTGGACCACTAAAGCAAGGCCaaag TTTTAGAATCGGTGTCGTGGCTTCACAACCGCCGCATTCAAAACCTGTTAGTAAGACTCATCCAGCTGCAAGCGCCGCTCCAAAG GTCTCTGTTAAAATGGACAAGCAGGCAG gaaaaaatgaaaagactgctcagaaaaacagcagcactaaaGAACCTAAAGCATCAAAAAG CGAGCCGCCTTCAAAGAGCGAGCCCAGCGCCACAGCAAAGAAGAAATCAAAGATCAAAAATGGTCATCCTGAAAAAGAG GTGGTGGTTGATAGTAAAATCTCCACGTCGAAAGAGTTGAGATCCATCGTGGAGGATGCTCACACTGCCCTGACCGACCTCCGCAGCCGCAACGCAGAGCAGGCCTTCAGCAAGGCGCTGGCCTTATTGGAAGCTGTAACGCCCCGG GAACTTGGACTTTCAACCACAGACGAGCTCTTGCTGCTGTTTGGCCGTGCGTTAGCCCTGACAGAGATCGGCCAGCCGGAG gAACTGACAGAAGCAGAAAAACTGCTGCAGAAGATCAAATCATATGAGGAGAGAACGTTTCAGTGTCTAGTTTATTACGCCATCGGCAAGTTGTATCTCAGGGAAAACAG GTTTGCAGTAGCTTTGGAGCAGTTTTCAGATTCCCTGCAGATGTTCAAGAATCAGATAACACCTGGTAAACTCACCTGGCCTTTAACAAAAGAGATTGTCAAAGAAACACAGCCAGACTATTTGAAG gGAATTCTGGAGGATGCTATAGAGTTGTGCAAGTTTCCTCCGACTCCTGATGCCATTTGTCGCCTTGACAAATGTCTTTGCCCAGTGAAAGCTGAAATCTACTTTACTGATCCAGATTTTAAG GGCTTCATTCGGCTATGCTGCTGCCAGCACTGTACGGTTGAATACCACATCACCTGCTGGAAGAGCCTGAAGACGTCAGCCTTTgcagaaaagaatgaaaag GATTTGCTCCAAGAAGCATGTTTGACTCCAAACTGCGTTGGTCAGATCTGTAGTATAAAAATCTTTGGTCCGACGGGCCTGGTGAAGTGCAAG TTTGAAGCTGCAATCCCCAAACTTCAGACTGTGAAGAAGCCTAAGGTGAATCAGAAATGTACAAG TGTGAAGAAGTTAAAATCAAAGGAAGAGCAGAAGCTCAAGAGGAAGCAGCATAAACAGTCTTTTCAGGATAAGGAGGATAAGGAGAATCTGCAGCGGCAAGAAGACTCGGCAGCCCAGAGTCAACAGAAAG TCTGGTTAGTGTACAGAGATCGAGTCCTTCTGCAGATCAGCCAGAACGTGGAGCTTCTGAGGGAGGAGAAAGGACTCCATATTTCTGTCGTCTTCGGCAGCCTGAAACCCTGGTTGGAGCTGGACTCTGCGAGGGGGAACCAGATAGCTGGAAGGATGTTGAACTGgcagcaggagcagctggaGACTTTAGGACAAGTTGTTGAGCTACTACTGGAGAGGAAGAACCGGGTTTGGGCTCGTGTCTTAATCCAAGAGCTCAGTAGCTGCGTAGCTATAAATCCCAAACTCAGCAATTGGGCGTGCCGTCTCAATGATGGAG GCCTGAATGCTGCTCAGAGCTTCATTGAACGTTACGCAGGACGCTTGGAGCAGCTGGACTTGTCTCTTCTGCTAAAATTTGGACCTTTGCAGGACATGATTATAGAGAAGCTGGGCACGAGCCCGGAGTTATTTTCAAGCATTGGCTTGACTGTGACTGAATACCTTAAACAGGCTCCACCACATGACATGAGACTCTTTATCTGGACTTTGGAAGAGCATAGGGATGAGTATGTCTCCTGCCACACTATTCTGGATGAATATTTTGATATGTTGG atggaCATTGTTCTGTCTTAAAAAAGTCAGATGACAGTAAAAAT AATTCTCCTATCAAGGCTAAGAGTCGAGGTCggaaaaagaaacagagagagccGAAG GGTGTTATTGTTTTGTCTGGGATGAGAGCTGTAACTCCGAGAGATGAGTGGGACCAAGAGTTTTTTGAAGAAGATTCTTT ATCATTCCTTGATGCTCTCGATCCGTTCAGCGTTCCGAGCCACCTTCGAGAGCAAGTAGCTGAATTTGAGGAGCAGTATGACAACACCAGACACAGAACTCACTATAAAAAGATTTTGGACAACAACCCTGACTCAACAAAAGAGAGTTTGTATGA CTACTTTGCTCAGATCTTGGAAGAGCATGGCCCCCTGGCAGCTGAAGACCCTCTGCTGGTGGGTGAGCTGGAAAATTTCCCTCCTGAGGCTAAGCTAAAGATCGGAGAGGCTGGCGGCTTCGAGCCCTTCCTCCTGGACTCCCTTCGCTTCATAAAAATCGGGAGGTGTATTGGCCTGGCCAAGCATGCCGTTTCCCTGCAGCAGGCTGAAAATGGATCCAGCCTGGACGATCTGGACGTAATAGCTGATCCTGACATCTCTGGCGTTGAAACTGGTTTCACAAGCTATCTGAATGATTTTTCATCTGCACACACTGAAATCTATCCAATGCTACCAAATCCTTATGTATTTGGCTACCAGCAAGTGTTCCTACCGAGAATCAATCCTTACTTTGTTGGGATTAACGGTGTCGATCAGGAGCCAGTCGCTCAGTTTTTGCCCAATGACTATGAAGACCTGTATCTTGATCCCTCTGAGACTGATGCTGGAGTTTGGGAAACAACCAGTGAGGCCCTTTTGAAGATCCATGCAGCAGTGCAG ACATCCCAAGAGGCCATGAGGAGTGTAGCTGTGAATACCGAGCTTCATGAGGGTTTTGAGAAATGCCAG GGTGACATCAACAAACAGGAAAAGAGCAACGAGACGCTGAAGAGGAAGATCGAGAAAATGAAAAGTAACAAAATCAACTTCagtgaaagagaaaatgtcGTTTTACTCCAGGAAGACATACAGAGGATCACAGCCAATATACAA GTCACCAATAAGGAGCTGACGCTGTTCCAGCAGAAGTTagaggaggaggtgaagaagGACCAGAAGGAGAAGAAAGCCAACCAGGAAGCACTGAAGTCTCTAAAGCAGGAGATAGAAGAGCTGATGGAGCAACAAGGGAG TCTCGCCCAAAGCATCCAGGAGAAGAAAACCAGCTTTGAAGCCAAGTTGAATGATTTCTTAGAGTTGAG CAATCAGTCAGCAGCTGAGAAGATGAGTCTGGAGGATGAGATCAAACGCTGCAAAGCCTTAATCACTTCGGCCACCAGGAGGTCTCACACAGCTCTG CTGTCTCTATTGGAGAGCAGTCACGATCAGAGCTTGCACGACCTCTACAAAGAGCTGGCAGACTCCAAAGCTTTGCTCACCAAACTGGATGAAGCGCTGCACAG ATTCCCAAATCAAGATCTGGAAGCAACGAGAAACGGCTGCAGAGACAACATCAAAGAAGTGGAGAAGAAAATCTCTGCTGCTAAG CGACTGTACCAGGAACAGATGGACGAGGCGAGGAATGGCAGACGAGTCGCTGAGTCGCATCCGGTCAGCAGCCATCCTGAACCTGCACAAAAT CTCTCCGCAGCAGCCAAAGAGTTCACTCCTCAGTCTTCAGCTCAGGCCTCACGCGGTACTCCTTCACCCGTCCACCAGTCCACTCCCCCCGCAGCAGAGGCGCTGGCCCCGCCCGCTCAGCACAGACCTCCAACCAGGACAGTGGAGTCTCCGCAGCACAACACCGTGTTCAGCAAAGCCATGGAGACCCTGTCCAGCATGTTCCCTGACTGTACAAG GTCAGAGTTGATGAGGTTTGTACAGGAGCTGCGTTCATACAGCGGTGGAAGCTTCAGCAGCATGACGATGCAGGATGTGGTCGGAGGAGTGACCCAGCTGATCCTGGACCATCAG GAGAGGCTTAATTCTGCCAGGTCCAACATCATGGGTCGTGGGAGTCCAGCTCGGCCCGCTTCCCCTATTTTGGTAAACCCGGCATCGGTGTGGCAGCCAGTCGGACAACAGAGAGTCAGGAGTTCCAACGCT CTGAACGTGGAGGATCCCTGCATCATCTGTCACGAGGACATGAGCCCGGACGAAACCTGCGTGCTGGAGTGCAGACACAGCTTCCATAACGAG TGCATCAGGTCGTGGCTGAAGGAGCAGAGCACCTGTCCCACCTGCAGGAATCACGCCCTGCTGCCTGAAGATTTCCCCATGCTGACCGGCAGGAGACGCCCAGCTCCGTGA
- the ttc3 gene encoding E3 ubiquitin-protein ligase TTC3 isoform X3 produces MAIKANQLAQLLCKDDHEGVKELETQLYKFTVPQPVPQRGPPRGYVSAGPLKQGQSFRIGVVASQPPHSKPVSKTHPAASAAPKVSVKMDKQAGKNEKTAQKNSSTKEPKASKSEPPSKSEPSATAKKKSKIKNGHPEKENQVVVDSKISTSKELRSIVEDAHTALTDLRSRNAEQAFSKALALLEAVTPRELGLSTTDELLLLFGRALALTEIGQPEELTEAEKLLQKIKSYEERTFQCLVYYAIGKLYLRENRFAVALEQFSDSLQMFKNQITPGKLTWPLTKEIVKETQPDYLKGILEDAIELCKFPPTPDAICRLDKCLCPVKAEIYFTDPDFKGFIRLCCCQHCTVEYHITCWKSLKTSAFAEKNEKDLLQEACLTPNCVGQICSIKIFGPTGLVKCKFEAAIPKLQTVKKPKVNQKCTSVKKLKSKEEQKLKRKQHKQSFQDKEDKENLQRQEDSAAQSQQKVWLVYRDRVLLQISQNVELLREEKGLHISVVFGSLKPWLELDSARGNQIAGRMLNWQQEQLETLGQVVELLLERKNRVWARVLIQELSSCVAINPKLSNWACRLNDGGLNAAQSFIERYAGRLEQLDLSLLLKFGPLQDMIIEKLGTSPELFSSIGLTVTEYLKQAPPHDMRLFIWTLEEHRDEYVSCHTILDEYFDMLDGHCSVLKKSDDSKNNSPIKAKSRGRKKKQREPKGVIVLSGMRAVTPRDEWDQEFFEEDSLSFLDALDPFSVPSHLREQVAEFEEQYDNTRHRTHYKKILDNNPDSTKESLYDYFAQILEEHGPLAAEDPLLVGELENFPPEAKLKIGEAGGFEPFLLDSLRFIKIGRCIGLAKHAVSLQQAENGSSLDDLDVIADPDISGVETGFTSYLNDFSSAHTEIYPMLPNPYVFGYQQVFLPRINPYFVGINGVDQEPVAQFLPNDYEDLYLDPSETDAGVWETTSEALLKIHAAVQTSQEAMRSVAVNTELHEGFEKCQGDINKQEKSNETLKRKIEKMKSNKINFSERENVVLLQEDIQRITANIQVTNKELTLFQQKLEEEVKKDQKEKKANQEALKSLKQEIEELMEQQGSLAQSIQEKKTSFEAKLNDFLELSNQSAAEKMSLEDEIKRCKALITSATRRSHTALLSLLESSHDQSLHDLYKELADSKALLTKLDEALHRFPNQDLEATRNGCRDNIKEVEKKISAAKRLYQEQMDEARNGRRVAESHPVSSHPEPAQNLSAAAKEFTPQSSAQASRGTPSPVHQSTPPAAEALAPPAQHRPPTRTVESPQHNTVFSKAMETLSSMFPDCTRSELMRFVQELRSYSGGSFSSMTMQDVVGGVTQLILDHQERLNSARSNIMGRGSPARPASPILVNPASVWQPVGQQRVRSSNALNVEDPCIICHEDMSPDETCVLECRHSFHNECIRSWLKEQSTCPTCRNHALLPEDFPMLTGRRRPAP; encoded by the exons ATGGCTATCAAAGCAAACCAGTTAGCCCAGTTGCTCTGTAAAGATGACCACGAGGGAGTCAAAGAGCTGGAAACACAGTTATACAAATTCACAGTTCCACAACCAGTACCACAACGTGGTCCGCCTCGAGGATACGTGTCAG CTGGACCACTAAAGCAAGGCCaaag TTTTAGAATCGGTGTCGTGGCTTCACAACCGCCGCATTCAAAACCTGTTAGTAAGACTCATCCAGCTGCAAGCGCCGCTCCAAAG GTCTCTGTTAAAATGGACAAGCAGGCAG gaaaaaatgaaaagactgctcagaaaaacagcagcactaaaGAACCTAAAGCATCAAAAAG CGAGCCGCCTTCAAAGAGCGAGCCCAGCGCCACAGCAAAGAAGAAATCAAAGATCAAAAATGGTCATCCTGAAAAAGAG AACCAGGTGGTGGTTGATAGTAAAATCTCCACGTCGAAAGAGTTGAGATCCATCGTGGAGGATGCTCACACTGCCCTGACCGACCTCCGCAGCCGCAACGCAGAGCAGGCCTTCAGCAAGGCGCTGGCCTTATTGGAAGCTGTAACGCCCCGG GAACTTGGACTTTCAACCACAGACGAGCTCTTGCTGCTGTTTGGCCGTGCGTTAGCCCTGACAGAGATCGGCCAGCCGGAG gAACTGACAGAAGCAGAAAAACTGCTGCAGAAGATCAAATCATATGAGGAGAGAACGTTTCAGTGTCTAGTTTATTACGCCATCGGCAAGTTGTATCTCAGGGAAAACAG GTTTGCAGTAGCTTTGGAGCAGTTTTCAGATTCCCTGCAGATGTTCAAGAATCAGATAACACCTGGTAAACTCACCTGGCCTTTAACAAAAGAGATTGTCAAAGAAACACAGCCAGACTATTTGAAG gGAATTCTGGAGGATGCTATAGAGTTGTGCAAGTTTCCTCCGACTCCTGATGCCATTTGTCGCCTTGACAAATGTCTTTGCCCAGTGAAAGCTGAAATCTACTTTACTGATCCAGATTTTAAG GGCTTCATTCGGCTATGCTGCTGCCAGCACTGTACGGTTGAATACCACATCACCTGCTGGAAGAGCCTGAAGACGTCAGCCTTTgcagaaaagaatgaaaag GATTTGCTCCAAGAAGCATGTTTGACTCCAAACTGCGTTGGTCAGATCTGTAGTATAAAAATCTTTGGTCCGACGGGCCTGGTGAAGTGCAAG TTTGAAGCTGCAATCCCCAAACTTCAGACTGTGAAGAAGCCTAAGGTGAATCAGAAATGTACAAG TGTGAAGAAGTTAAAATCAAAGGAAGAGCAGAAGCTCAAGAGGAAGCAGCATAAACAGTCTTTTCAGGATAAGGAGGATAAGGAGAATCTGCAGCGGCAAGAAGACTCGGCAGCCCAGAGTCAACAGAAAG TCTGGTTAGTGTACAGAGATCGAGTCCTTCTGCAGATCAGCCAGAACGTGGAGCTTCTGAGGGAGGAGAAAGGACTCCATATTTCTGTCGTCTTCGGCAGCCTGAAACCCTGGTTGGAGCTGGACTCTGCGAGGGGGAACCAGATAGCTGGAAGGATGTTGAACTGgcagcaggagcagctggaGACTTTAGGACAAGTTGTTGAGCTACTACTGGAGAGGAAGAACCGGGTTTGGGCTCGTGTCTTAATCCAAGAGCTCAGTAGCTGCGTAGCTATAAATCCCAAACTCAGCAATTGGGCGTGCCGTCTCAATGATGGAG GCCTGAATGCTGCTCAGAGCTTCATTGAACGTTACGCAGGACGCTTGGAGCAGCTGGACTTGTCTCTTCTGCTAAAATTTGGACCTTTGCAGGACATGATTATAGAGAAGCTGGGCACGAGCCCGGAGTTATTTTCAAGCATTGGCTTGACTGTGACTGAATACCTTAAACAGGCTCCACCACATGACATGAGACTCTTTATCTGGACTTTGGAAGAGCATAGGGATGAGTATGTCTCCTGCCACACTATTCTGGATGAATATTTTGATATGTTGG atggaCATTGTTCTGTCTTAAAAAAGTCAGATGACAGTAAAAAT AATTCTCCTATCAAGGCTAAGAGTCGAGGTCggaaaaagaaacagagagagccGAAG GGTGTTATTGTTTTGTCTGGGATGAGAGCTGTAACTCCGAGAGATGAGTGGGACCAAGAGTTTTTTGAAGAAGATTCTTT ATCATTCCTTGATGCTCTCGATCCGTTCAGCGTTCCGAGCCACCTTCGAGAGCAAGTAGCTGAATTTGAGGAGCAGTATGACAACACCAGACACAGAACTCACTATAAAAAGATTTTGGACAACAACCCTGACTCAACAAAAGAGAGTTTGTATGA CTACTTTGCTCAGATCTTGGAAGAGCATGGCCCCCTGGCAGCTGAAGACCCTCTGCTGGTGGGTGAGCTGGAAAATTTCCCTCCTGAGGCTAAGCTAAAGATCGGAGAGGCTGGCGGCTTCGAGCCCTTCCTCCTGGACTCCCTTCGCTTCATAAAAATCGGGAGGTGTATTGGCCTGGCCAAGCATGCCGTTTCCCTGCAGCAGGCTGAAAATGGATCCAGCCTGGACGATCTGGACGTAATAGCTGATCCTGACATCTCTGGCGTTGAAACTGGTTTCACAAGCTATCTGAATGATTTTTCATCTGCACACACTGAAATCTATCCAATGCTACCAAATCCTTATGTATTTGGCTACCAGCAAGTGTTCCTACCGAGAATCAATCCTTACTTTGTTGGGATTAACGGTGTCGATCAGGAGCCAGTCGCTCAGTTTTTGCCCAATGACTATGAAGACCTGTATCTTGATCCCTCTGAGACTGATGCTGGAGTTTGGGAAACAACCAGTGAGGCCCTTTTGAAGATCCATGCAGCAGTGCAG ACATCCCAAGAGGCCATGAGGAGTGTAGCTGTGAATACCGAGCTTCATGAGGGTTTTGAGAAATGCCAG GGTGACATCAACAAACAGGAAAAGAGCAACGAGACGCTGAAGAGGAAGATCGAGAAAATGAAAAGTAACAAAATCAACTTCagtgaaagagaaaatgtcGTTTTACTCCAGGAAGACATACAGAGGATCACAGCCAATATACAA GTCACCAATAAGGAGCTGACGCTGTTCCAGCAGAAGTTagaggaggaggtgaagaagGACCAGAAGGAGAAGAAAGCCAACCAGGAAGCACTGAAGTCTCTAAAGCAGGAGATAGAAGAGCTGATGGAGCAACAAGGGAG TCTCGCCCAAAGCATCCAGGAGAAGAAAACCAGCTTTGAAGCCAAGTTGAATGATTTCTTAGAGTTGAG CAATCAGTCAGCAGCTGAGAAGATGAGTCTGGAGGATGAGATCAAACGCTGCAAAGCCTTAATCACTTCGGCCACCAGGAGGTCTCACACAGCTCTG CTGTCTCTATTGGAGAGCAGTCACGATCAGAGCTTGCACGACCTCTACAAAGAGCTGGCAGACTCCAAAGCTTTGCTCACCAAACTGGATGAAGCGCTGCACAG ATTCCCAAATCAAGATCTGGAAGCAACGAGAAACGGCTGCAGAGACAACATCAAAGAAGTGGAGAAGAAAATCTCTGCTGCTAAG CGACTGTACCAGGAACAGATGGACGAGGCGAGGAATGGCAGACGAGTCGCTGAGTCGCATCCGGTCAGCAGCCATCCTGAACCTGCACAAAAT CTCTCCGCAGCAGCCAAAGAGTTCACTCCTCAGTCTTCAGCTCAGGCCTCACGCGGTACTCCTTCACCCGTCCACCAGTCCACTCCCCCCGCAGCAGAGGCGCTGGCCCCGCCCGCTCAGCACAGACCTCCAACCAGGACAGTGGAGTCTCCGCAGCACAACACCGTGTTCAGCAAAGCCATGGAGACCCTGTCCAGCATGTTCCCTGACTGTACAAG GTCAGAGTTGATGAGGTTTGTACAGGAGCTGCGTTCATACAGCGGTGGAAGCTTCAGCAGCATGACGATGCAGGATGTGGTCGGAGGAGTGACCCAGCTGATCCTGGACCATCAG GAGAGGCTTAATTCTGCCAGGTCCAACATCATGGGTCGTGGGAGTCCAGCTCGGCCCGCTTCCCCTATTTTGGTAAACCCGGCATCGGTGTGGCAGCCAGTCGGACAACAGAGAGTCAGGAGTTCCAACGCT CTGAACGTGGAGGATCCCTGCATCATCTGTCACGAGGACATGAGCCCGGACGAAACCTGCGTGCTGGAGTGCAGACACAGCTTCCATAACGAG TGCATCAGGTCGTGGCTGAAGGAGCAGAGCACCTGTCCCACCTGCAGGAATCACGCCCTGCTGCCTGAAGATTTCCCCATGCTGACCGGCAGGAGACGCCCAGCTCCGTGA